In Candidatus Krumholzibacteriia bacterium, one DNA window encodes the following:
- a CDS encoding type II toxin-antitoxin system VapC family toxin: protein MSVLYVETSAVLAWLLGEPAGAQVRRQVDSADTVVTSVLTAVETARVLTRAEHDGTLRARDARALRGMLRRATAGWIQMELTAGVRDRATASLPVEPVRTLDALHLASLLEFAEAFPDVALLSLDRRVRENAEEFGVPLLE, encoded by the coding sequence GTGAGCGTGCTCTACGTCGAGACCTCCGCCGTCCTGGCCTGGCTGCTGGGCGAGCCCGCGGGCGCGCAGGTTCGCCGCCAGGTCGATTCCGCCGACACGGTGGTCACGTCGGTCCTCACGGCGGTCGAGACCGCGCGCGTTCTCACGCGTGCCGAACACGACGGCACGCTCCGCGCCCGTGATGCGCGCGCGCTGCGCGGAATGCTGCGGCGTGCGACCGCGGGCTGGATCCAGATGGAGCTCACGGCCGGCGTCCGCGATCGTGCCACGGCGTCCTTGCCAGTGGAACCGGTCCGCACCCTCGATGCGCTGCATCTGGCCTCGCTGCTGGAATTCGCCGAAGCGTTCCCCGACGTCGCCCTGCTGAGTCTGGATCGGCGCGTCCGGGAGAACGCCGAGGAGTTCGGCGTGCCGCTCCTGGAGTAG
- a CDS encoding type II toxin-antitoxin system prevent-host-death family antitoxin, whose protein sequence is MKTVGIKDLKNNLSAYLREVRSGARILVSDRNTVVAELHEPGGVYTTRSGGDVILSEWIGAGKLIVPTHEKQPLPESPLESEEGTWTRLLDADRGDTA, encoded by the coding sequence ATGAAGACGGTCGGCATCAAAGATCTCAAGAACAACCTCAGTGCCTATCTGCGCGAAGTGCGCAGCGGGGCGCGGATCCTCGTCTCCGATCGCAACACGGTCGTGGCCGAGCTGCACGAACCGGGTGGTGTGTACACGACCCGTTCCGGCGGCGACGTGATCCTGTCGGAGTGGATCGGCGCGGGAAAGCTGATCGTCCCCACGCACGAGAAGCAGCCCCTGCCGGAGTCGCCGCTCGAGAGCGAAGAAGGAACGTGGACCCGGCTCCTCGACGCCGACCGCGGAGACACGGCGTGA
- a CDS encoding tail fiber protein, whose protein sequence is MDPFIGQIIMFGGNFAPVGWAFCEGQLLPIAQNTALFSILGTTYGGDGRTTFALPDLRGRVPIHPGQGIGLPNYTLGQRGGQASITLGIDNLPPHEHTVSPPANTGEGQNTLPGGAVPAAGEMPTQPYATTSDTTMAPYSTGPAGGGLAFDSMPPYVAVNFIIALQGIFPSRS, encoded by the coding sequence ATGGACCCGTTCATCGGCCAGATCATCATGTTCGGAGGCAACTTCGCGCCCGTGGGCTGGGCCTTCTGCGAGGGCCAACTCCTGCCGATCGCGCAGAACACCGCGCTGTTCTCGATCCTGGGAACGACCTACGGTGGCGACGGGCGGACCACCTTCGCCCTGCCGGATCTGCGTGGACGTGTCCCGATCCATCCGGGGCAGGGCATCGGTCTGCCGAACTACACGCTCGGACAGCGGGGCGGACAGGCCTCGATCACGCTCGGGATCGACAACCTTCCCCCACACGAGCACACGGTGAGTCCGCCCGCGAACACGGGCGAGGGCCAGAACACGCTGCCCGGTGGTGCCGTTCCCGCGGCGGGCGAGATGCCCACGCAGCCGTACGCCACGACGTCCGACACGACCATGGCCCCGTACAGCACGGGACCCGCCGGAGGTGGACTGGCCTTCGACAGCATGCCTCCCTACGTGGCCGTGAACTTCATCATCGCACTGCAGGGGATCTTCCCCAGCCGCAGCTGA
- a CDS encoding FlgD immunoglobulin-like domain containing protein: protein MRTLGLALVLALIPAPFAAASLVEAGSEEVGLYVVGGDVDVESRQPALSYDRFDDRHLAVWTEDVADGQDVLGGFLDSALGTNPVFAGGIDGRTGAARDPDTAFCPDTRRHLVIWAQEHAPGAFEVFGRRVEPDGTFDGPAFRISDAGTDDTDAAFDALHPAVASDEQGNFLVVWHSDDDRGGLADGDFEVFLRIVPATDGSLGPIQRLTTQSATGGLDSLRPDVAYRRARGDYLIGFETDADPGPDYVPNGFLAIVPATGLLSAPPAGASRPLAEVSAEPRRVEGYAWDIAVSSAALGANTLVVYRSNGSSGALVSTRIAGQVFDGDLATVGFVDVTDPQGTLGPACRVDDPAVTYSWISGSWVVVWSGVRSGSCATGSEIFAAVVGRDATMPAAAPLVISGLSTEAPTADAVTPAVVASNSSAGDVLAVWCDDRATADDYGLYGQFLNAAAAVSAPSAPRALSVVAAPNPFNPMTRVRFTLPAAGEASVDVYDLRGRHVRALGHGSFDAGTHDLRWDGADDTGAQVASGVYHVRLRHAAGTVTRKITLVE from the coding sequence GTGCGCACCCTCGGACTCGCCCTCGTCCTGGCCCTGATCCCCGCCCCGTTCGCCGCGGCCTCGCTCGTCGAGGCGGGCTCCGAGGAGGTCGGACTGTACGTGGTCGGCGGAGACGTCGACGTCGAGAGCCGCCAGCCCGCCCTCTCCTACGACCGGTTCGACGATCGGCACCTCGCGGTGTGGACCGAGGACGTCGCCGACGGGCAGGACGTGCTCGGTGGCTTTCTCGACTCCGCCCTCGGCACCAATCCCGTGTTCGCGGGCGGGATCGACGGGCGCACGGGGGCCGCGCGCGACCCCGACACCGCCTTCTGCCCCGACACGCGTCGTCACCTCGTGATCTGGGCGCAGGAACACGCGCCGGGCGCCTTCGAGGTGTTCGGACGACGGGTCGAGCCCGACGGTACCTTCGACGGTCCGGCCTTCCGCATCAGTGACGCGGGCACCGACGACACCGACGCGGCCTTCGACGCCCTGCACCCCGCGGTGGCCAGCGACGAGCAGGGCAACTTCCTGGTGGTCTGGCACTCCGACGACGACCGCGGTGGCCTGGCCGACGGCGACTTCGAGGTCTTCCTGCGGATCGTGCCGGCGACGGACGGGTCGCTGGGTCCGATCCAGCGCCTCACCACGCAGTCCGCGACCGGCGGGCTCGATTCGCTGCGCCCCGACGTCGCGTATCGTCGCGCCAGGGGCGACTACCTGATCGGCTTCGAGACCGACGCCGACCCGGGACCGGACTACGTCCCGAACGGCTTCCTGGCGATCGTACCCGCCACCGGACTTCTCTCCGCGCCCCCCGCCGGCGCGTCGCGGCCGCTGGCCGAGGTCTCGGCCGAACCGCGACGGGTCGAGGGCTACGCGTGGGACATCGCCGTGTCGTCGGCCGCGCTCGGCGCGAACACCCTGGTCGTCTACCGCAGCAACGGCTCGAGCGGGGCCCTGGTCTCGACACGCATCGCCGGTCAGGTCTTCGACGGCGACCTCGCGACGGTGGGCTTCGTCGACGTGACCGATCCGCAGGGAACGCTCGGACCGGCCTGCCGTGTCGACGATCCGGCGGTGACCTACAGCTGGATCTCGGGCAGCTGGGTCGTGGTGTGGAGTGGAGTGCGCTCGGGCTCGTGTGCGACGGGATCGGAGATCTTCGCCGCGGTGGTCGGACGCGACGCCACGATGCCGGCCGCCGCCCCGCTCGTGATCAGCGGCCTGTCGACCGAAGCGCCCACCGCCGACGCGGTCACGCCCGCCGTCGTCGCCAGCAATTCGAGTGCGGGCGACGTCCTCGCCGTGTGGTGCGACGACCGGGCCACCGCCGACGACTACGGTCTGTACGGACAGTTCCTGAACGCCGCCGCCGCGGTGTCGGCGCCATCGGCACCACGGGCACTGTCCGTGGTGGCCGCACCCAATCCTTTCAATCCCATGACGCGCGTCCGCTTCACGCTGCCCGCGGCGGGCGAGGCGAGCGTCGACGTCTATGATCTGCGCGGACGTCACGTTCGCGCCCTGGGGCACGGATCCTTCGACGCCGGCACCCACGACCTGCGCTGGGACGGCGCCGACGACACCGGCGCACAGGTGGCGTCGGGCGTCTACCACGTGCGGCTGCGCCATGCGGCGGGCACGGTCACGCGGAAGATCACGCTGGTCGAATGA